CTAATAGTGAGTGCTCAGTGTGGAATGACATCACTACAGTGACAGCGCTAACCGCTCTTTGGTGTTGGcgaagagacagagaaggaagaGTCACAGACTGGTGAGACACAGGGCGGCTTTACCTGACCCAGGAAGGTACTGGCTGCCACATCCCCCATCTGTTCCAGCATGATTCTCATCTGctctcctccacctgcctgtctgtccattTCTTTGAGACTGCACCTACCGACCTGTCCGTCACTGTGGGACTCCACCCACCTGTACATCACTGTGGGGCTTCTCCATTTCCCATCACAGagtgcagacaaacacacgctctcctctgaagcGCATGGTGTtgccaactgcttcttttcacactgtggCCCACAAGCCAAgctgcacagacatgagtcggaggcagacacttcatgtgcaagCACGCCGTGGACACCCCATATGACCAGCAGAGGTCACTGGAGAGGCGCAGATCCTGGCCGACGGAAACCTTCCTAAACCTGGCTACTGCCAATTACTGCCAGCATAGTCGGATATGGCCGTGTCAGGATTTGATCCCAAACTGATTCGATTCTCGAACCGTAGGGCCCATCCACAGTGCCTCACTACCCAGTAGCCAAAAGCCAAGGATCTGGGGTACCAGGTCTGTTTGACACTTGGCTTTTTAACAGCTATGGGGTACCAAGTCTGTCAGACACTTGGCTTTTTAATAGTTATTTTCATCCGATTCATTTCGTACAGCATTTCTGTCATCATGTCTTATGATCTTTTCTGAAACTGATTTGTTTGTGCAAAACATACCAGCAGGGAAGTAGAGCAGgaaaaaccaaaatattttcatgcatttctgtCCACATGGCcaaatttaatatttctgtgTCTAAATTAAGCATGTATTTTGGTTCAGAGATGTGGCTAAGCCTGTGTTCTCTCAGCCAAAGCATGGCTGCGACTATTACTCCTATTTTGAGCCTGACAGAGCTAGCTCAAATAAATCCTGTTCCCTGTCCCCCTGCCACATactgcccccctccacccacccacccacacactcacacacacacacccctccccacacacacacacaacctctcccacacacacacgcacacacacactacacccctctccccacccaaacacatgcacacactctcacacacacacacacacacacacacactacacccccctccccacagacacactcacacccctccccccacccccccacacacacacactacaccccaGCACTTTCGTTCCCGCTCATTTcgtgtgcacaaacacaacgCCGGGGTGACTCTGTTATATGGCTCCCCTGTGTGACGGTAGTACCCCCTGGGCCTAATCCCCTGTCTTCCTGCTTACAGTGGCACGGAGAACTGGAGCTGAAGCACAGCCGATGATGGTAAGGCTCTAGAATGTGTTTCACTGACATCTGGCTTGTTATTCATCATAATAAATCTacattcacattaatattcTTAATGCGTCTCTTTGTCAGAATATCTGGAAGCTTCCAGAACTTGGACCAAAGAAGCTCCTGCTCTTATTCAGCCTGCAGAACAGTCCACACGTTCCTGGAACTTCACCTCCACCTGGTTAACTCATCACGTCCACCTGGCTAACATCATCTTCACCTGGTCCAAATACAGCAGCTCCACCACCCAAATCTCAGCCATTTTTTACTTCACTTCTCATGCAAAATCATAAGCAATACTCACACTTCtctcattgtgtttttttttttaacggagtCGTTTTTTCTAGATGTGTGATGTTTGGGTAAAGAAACTTGAAACTTATTATAATAGCACTCTCCTTGGCTACATGATACATCTCAAATCGTAATTGTCTATGAAACCTCATTTCTCAAATATAAGTTACATATGCAGGTCAGCtattatgtacattttatatGCTTTCAAAACTTTGgaagttttatatattttttgtgaatatttgttttataaaccATGTTGTTAGTTTTTTCTTCGTTGCACGTGTGTTGGGGACTCAGTCACTGGCTTTTACAGGAATAGAggtgaatttttgtttttacggGTGAAGATTCACTACATGGGAATAGATCATTTCCCCTCTTATGCAgctacaaaaatgaattttctggCTGTGTTGGAATGGgcatatacagttaaatgcagttAGCCAATCAAACTGCCGTAGGCTCAGGAGTGATGCCGTCTGTGGGTGGTGCCAATTTGGGGAGGCTGTGTGTAAATTGTGCTTATATTACACTGGGTAATAATACTACACCAAATAATATTACACTGGGTAATATTACTACACCAAATAATATTACACTGGTTATTATTACACTGGGTAATATTAAAGTGGACAATATTATGCTGGGTAGTAATACACTGGGTGATAGTACTCTTGGTAATATTACACTGGGTTATATTACACTGGGTATTATTACACTGGGTAATATTACATATACAGACTCCCTGAAGATACCATGGCATCCGTATGCTTCTGCAGGTGTTCTGTGTCCGCAGTTATAACCTGTCCCTTTGACTGTTAAAGACCTCAGCTAATGTTTTTTCACCAGTGTAAAAAAATAGGCTTTTGTTATAAAGTTGGACGCGTGTAGGAATGCCCAGCTTGTGAAATAGCTCTTTACGAGGTGTGGTGTTAGCTTACACTGGGAAAGTGTACCATTGGACAACTCGAGGTGTAAAaattgtgaattaaaaaaagtcaaaattttcCAGTTCCGTGCGGTGTCTTATGCCGTTCATTTCATTCCAGTCATTCCAGGTTTCTGTTCGTAGATGAATATGAAATACCATGTATGTCTATCCATTACAGCGAAATCCTGAGCTTGTTGGTTCACAGAATGTGTGGAGCAGTGAAGGTAGATTTCACAGCCATGACCTGGACTACACAGTACCTGGAGGAAAggctggacaggctgccaatctatcgcagggcacacacacaccattcactcacacactcatacctatgggcaatttagggtctccaattacCCTAGAAAGTATATAtgagaaataatattaatacagttatctaaaacaataattattttgcagaaTCATTCAAGGCAGAACTTCCTGTTCAGCTGAAGAGAAACTTACAATCTGCGATAATGCATATCTTTCTCTTATGACCACAgctataaacaaaaaaaaccatgcatTTTAGTCTGGGGAAAATGAGACTggagaaaggaaaataatgaaGTCCCTCTTGTGTAAGATTTCAAGTCCTGGTGCCATCGTTGCAATGTAAACAACATAACTGgacacccacacactccctgGGGCTTCAGAGATATGGGGTTTTGGTGTGTAGACTTGTGTAAAGTTCCCTGTGGtattggggggggtggcatcAGACTGAATAGTCCACATTCAAAAAAAAGGCCTCCTTCAGTCTCTTTGTTTCATGTGAAAAATTTTAAGCTCAACCATTCATTCTGCAGCTCCTCGCCCCTTGAgtcatgtctgtctgtcagacgTTTCCTGTCGAGCCTGAGCCCCCGTGAAACAGACAACTGAAAGAAACGCCGCTTCTCCAGACGAATCGATTCTGCAAGGCAGCGAGGCGCGATGTTTCGGCGTCCTATAAGCCCTGCgccaattaaaatgcttttttttttcttctcctgcaTGAATGGTAGAGCCTGCAGCGCCTTCCACTTGGCCGAGATCCACAAGTCCGTCCCGCTAGCCTTTGATTCAGCCCGAACGGAGCAAGCCGGCTTCCCGTGTTTACGTTACCGACTCCGTGTCACTCACAAGGAGCTCTTTCTCCGCTCCGCTGGATTGATTGCTAAAAAAACACAAGTCCTGAGGGGTCTGTGGTCTCCGGTCACTCATATTTCTCCCTCAATCTCGCTCCGCTCCGTGGTACGTACTGTATGTGGAATATTTCCAACTAAGCAGTTCCATAACCTCAAAGCATAGTCTGTTTtgctatgtatttttttttaatgcatcttTACCTAGTAGACAGGCCACTGTGCGATGCACTAAATCGGTTGCTTAAAGCTCACAACTGTTCATGCTTGTGCATCATTCTTTAGATTCGCCATTTTAACACAGTTGACATTATTATAGCCTACTGCAGACCATACACCAGTAAACTGACGTTctggaataaattaaatatcttGCTGGACGTTGGTGGGAAGACCAGCCTGTACCAGGTGAATTGCTTTCtttgacttttttctttctttttttttacacaagacCAGTCCTGGCATCAATAGTCAATGGAGCGCTTATGTGTTGGGGCGAGCTTATATAATGTCTGGTGAAGGTTTAAACGTTTTAGCTCAGGATGTATACAGCACCTttactccccacccccccacccccccaccccctcccccacccatcaGGATGTCCCACAGCAGAAGGGCGGGtctcctcggccccgcccaGAGGGCCCTGCTCGCCCCCCTCAATGCCCTCTTTGTAGCGGGGAGCCCATAAGTAAGGGGACGGCGCACAGACCCCGGCCCCGTACAGGCAGAGACGCACCCTCGGCCGCTACCCTCACCGTAACCATGGCGCCCCCGCTCAGCATCCCGCTGCTCCTCGCCTGCTGCCTGTGGGCCGCGCTGGCTCAGAGCGACAGCGCCAAGAAGAGCATCTGGGACGACCCCATCAAGTTCAACTCCAAGGCCAAGGACGCCTGCCTCATGCACGTTTCGGGCCAGGGGGACTACACCAAGCTGAGGATCTCCTGCAGGAACAAGGCCAGCTCCTACTACTGCGACTACCAGGGCAAGCCCAACTTCTGCCGCGCCTACAGCAACAACCCCCGCCACTACTTCACCCAGATCATGTGGGACCTGCGCAAGCAGACCAACGCCTGCCAGGGGCCCAAGGTGCTCCGGGCCCTCATGTGCAAGAAGGCCCCCGACGAGGCGCAGATGACCTTCGTCAGCTCCTGGCCCAAGCCGGCCGCCCCCAAGCAGACGGCGAAGATCACCTACGAGAGGAAGCCCGCCACCCAGAAACCCGCCGCCAACAAGCCGCCGCAGCCCGCCCCCGCCAGACCGGGAGCCAGAGCCCCCCAGCCCAAAAAGCCCACGCCGAAGACCACCAGGGGCCAGACCACGCCCAGGCCCACAGAGCACGGCGGAGAAAGCCGCGCCGTCAAGCTGGCCCAGGAGTACTGCTGGAAGTCCCTGCAGGGCGTCTGCGCCTACTTCATCAGCTGGTTCCACCGCAACTAGACAGGTGAGCTAGCCCTTCCGCAATTAAACAGGAGAGCGAGCCTTCTACAATTAGACAGGTGAGCTAGCCTTCTGCAATTATTCCGGTGAGCTAGCCTTCTGCACTAAAACAAATGAGCTAGCCTTCTGCACTTAGACAGGTGAGCTAGCCTTCTGCACTAAAACAACTGAGCTAGCCTTCTGCAATTGAACAGGTCAGCTAGTCTTCTGCACTAAACAGGTGAGCTTGCCATCTGCACTTAGACAGGTGAGCTAGCCTTCTGCACTAAAAAAATGAGCTAGCCTTCTGCAATTAGACAGGTGAGCTAGCCTTCTGCAATTAAACAGGGGAGCTAGCCTTCTGCACTTAAACAGGTCAGATAGCCTTCCACCCGCATCCACACTGATCAAAAGCCAGGAAAACATGCACAACTTTAGGGCAGCCAAGTGTAGCTCCACGATGGCAGTGAAAAAagttgtgcatttttaaacagtctATTGTATGTCATTAAAATTCTGCTTTGTGTCATGAAATTCTTTGCAATTCAGTGTGAATTATCGTTTAGTTTTTATCATTGATTAACCCTACTCGTTGAATTCTTTGTGGTTTTCGATTGAACAATAATTTTTGATGCTGAAgtcactgttttctgttttgtaggTTTAAATTCCCACAAAGAAGACTTTATAAGTCACAGTTGTGGTCAGTACCTTATATATGAGGAGGAAAGGATCCACAGACCATCTGTCAGTAGCTTCAGATTTTTGGCTTTGCTGTCAATAAACAGACTGTCCTTTTCAACAGTTTTTATATGATGTtgttatacatttcatttcaccatttgtcagaaattctgtttttttatatatgtattgtgtgtAAATTAAGATATCAGCTTTTGAGTAAATGGTATTTGAAAAGCTACATTGCAGACACGATGCGGTGGGGGTTACTGGAACAAAAACCTTTTAGGTTTAAATTTGCCTGGCTTGTTTTGGACAGCtagatattttaatgttttggagTAATGCTCACTCCATAGGCAGGTCTGACCCCTGTACATTACAACAGTAACATTGTCCATATAATGCCAGTTTGTATATGCTGTGGTTTCCACAAATCATCTTAACCGAAGAGAACAAAAGTGTGTGGTTATGTCTTCAAACGGCAAAGGTGACGAGCAGATTTTACCACTGGTTCACTTTCTGGtgtaacatttaaataataaaacccatctggtgtgtacatgcacatgtaatAAATATAGATGGTTATTAAACCCTTTCATTGCAGTTTCCTTCCTGTTTAGTCCTTTGAGGAACGGCAGAAGCTTTGGCTGAAAATGTGTACCAAGTGGTGCAAAAATAGTCTAAAAATAGTCTTAGTCATAAACAATCATAAAAGTAGCCAAAAATTGTTATAAACAAACAGATGTATTTTAAGTTGTCTCGCAGCATCAATGGGCTTCTTCAAAATGATGTTGTTTCATTAAAACCTTGAAAATGTTTACAGAATTTAGTAAACTGAGCCATGAACTGCAGGGAAGATGTGGACATTTGCTAAACGcataggggtgggggtgggcgggggggggggggggggttaagggtgGGGTGATGTACACTGCATCACCCTCACTTTCAGCCAAAATGACACGCATTCGGTTATACAATGCATTTGTTCCAAGTGTGATTTACATAGCTTACAACTGGCATATTGCCATTATaatatccattttttttaaaaatgattagtACATTACTGGAGCCAATCTTCAGCCCCACACCACACAGCTGtacaaactgtacaaaatgtaaaacaagcaTCAGAGCATAAGGAACAGAACAACCTTCATAGAACAAAGTGTTTTCAGagcccaggaaaaaaaagtgtgcattGTGTTGGTCTCCCTGTTTCTTTCTGTTGCCTCTTTCCATCTACAGCTCTGTTCTCccacataacaacataacacccccccccccccccatacacacctTGTGCATATGATTATGATCCAGTCGTAGTTGTCAGCAGTTAcctgggtttttattttggaaatttgCACGATGCATTGCTaactattctcagtacattcgAGAGAGCTTGCTGTAAAAAAATTTGAACTTGTCCGCCAAAAAGatgacaacaaaaatatataacatatcAACGTCAGTGAATGTGTATGTTAAGAGAGCGATTGAGGTGAACTGCGAATGCATAAAGGACTGACTGTCCTTGACAAATCTCACATCTGTCTGGATACACAAAGGCATCCAATGAAAGCCTGCATCCAGCTGTTGATTGCATCGgtgccagcaggtggcgctgctCTACAGGAGGAATCTGACGGATTGTTCCCCTAGAGCACGGATACTCCGATCTGGCCCTCAAGGTCAGTAGTACTGTTGGTtatcattcttcccctctaatcagaactgatttaaacctgggacaccagaTAGGCTAAATATCTTTCCCCAATCACTGGCATTAATTGatcaattcatttttcacatagaaaacaaaaccagcagtactactggcctgAAGGGACAAATTTGAGTATCCCTGGCCTACAGTTGCCTGTGTGGAATCAAACATATGCACTGTGTtgaaaatgttctgtaatgttcaGTCTTCTGAGAAATTATGTAAATTAGCATTGATTGTGAATTTACCTCACAACCTTCTTTGAGATGGCAAAAATTAATTAACCTAAGGGCAGAcagttaaaaatatgttttgatcttttttttattttaccataaCAACTGTGGCTCTTTCAATTGATCTCACACATCAGCATCCAATAAGCAGCTATGTTGCACACTAAGTTCATTCATCAGCATCCAATAAGCAGCAGCTGTGTTGCACATCAATCTCAAATCAGCATCCAATAAGCAGCCGTGTTGCACAAAATTGCAACAAAGCAGGCCTTACAGGCTCCTATTGCAAATCCCTCTGagtgcacacccccccccccccccccccccccatcctcctcctcacagTGCTTTACCTGACTTTAATCCTTTCAATACTTTTTATAAACagctgttctctttttttttcttaaacaacaCTTGAAGCATAGAGGCCAAAGGCAATTCACTGGAGAGACATGCTAAGATTGATTTGCTACGATTCCCACTAATCATTCAAGTACTGCTCTGCAGCTATTGTGTCAGACCTGTAAAAAGTAACCATTTAAAGCATGTGCACAGGAGCAAGTTGGACATTAAGAAATAGTtgttaaaatagtttaaatgtttttgaaaaaaagctTCAAGATAATCCCGTTATTACTGAGCGGGACAATTTTGCCAACAAACAcaatgtgggggtgggggggggggggggggggggggggggggggggtgtagatgGTAGGGGAGACCTCCAATGCCTCTGCGTTaccctctctctcgcacacacatacacgcagattTTATGATCACTCTCGGTCACAAACCGTGAAAGAACACACAGAGTGTTCTGGGGTCTCAGCACCACATCGGTGTCATTTCGCCAGGACTGAGGTGCTGAGATGAAAAGCTGAATGGTTTTCTGCTCTCGGTAAACTCAGTAAATAAGCTTTTCAGCAGAAGCACTGCCAACGACAACAATATGCCCTTTAATGCCCACTCAAAGGGCACATGCCTGCGTTCTATAGGCTATTTTAAAGGAAGCCATAATATCTGTGGTCTTCGTCTCATTCGTCCACTTAAAATGTCAAAGCCACTTGTATTTAATCAAATGTCACTCATCTAAAAAAAAGCCCTCTCTACTGCAGTAGTCTGCACTCTGCAATTCGTCACGGCTCAGCTGAAACGATAATGAAAAATACCAGCATAGTATCCATCGCGCGATGCTAAATGCGAAGAATGAAAACCCCGTAAATGTCAAGGAAATTGACCATGAAAGTAGCTTAGCTTACTACCACGGCAATACGTGTAAATACAGGTAATGGTGTTCCCTTCCCAAACCATAAAGGAAGCCGACAATTTTGTAGTCACGCATCAGAGAAATTAATTGAAGGGGAGGAGCTCAAGTCAGGAAAACAACGTCCTCTGCTACCGAACTTCCACTTCGTTTCTCTGTGAGCGCCCACAATAAGACACTATGAAATATTGAACAATGCGATCACGTGGGAGAACTCAAGTGTCGCTCCACGGGTTATTCTCTACGTCCTGGAAGGTCCTGCAGTTCATTATGCATcggtgtttttttcctccctacATTCCTTAGGTTGCCATGGTGAGCGCTCAACTAGTATGCCAGTCTGCTACAGGACCCGTTAATGCAGATTCGCACCAGTTGCAATAACATTGATTTACAAATGTGCTACAGGGCAGATCTCATAGTAAAACATATCGAACTGGCACTGATATACGGTGCTAAATTTCTTCCAGTTGAATGGTAAAATCTcaagttttaaaattaaatgatattcatattttattgccATTTATCAGTAACTTTAAATCAAGTTCACTTTACTTTTATTCTATATTTTTTGTGTCtcgcattttttattttctcatattttacCTTCTTTTACCTATATTTTACCTTGTATTGTTAGCACTACAAGTTAATAGGCTACTCTATTGTTCGGAGAAGCGCTTGCGATGCATCCCATGTAGGCCTACAAAAGGAGCTATAATGAGAATAATTTGTGTTTGGgacttctgtgtttctgtacttATATATCAATACGAAAATAAACGAGGAGAAATAAACTCGAGACACACGAGCATGGCTGGAGAACGGCACGTTTTCAATGCAGCTGACACAATGAGGTGCTGAAGCTACTTGGCAGAGGGGTCTTACAGGCTACAGTGCAGGGTAAGCTATATGACAACATACTTTTACGATAAAGCCGTTTCGGCATGTCATATCAGGTTACCTTGGCTTCTCTTTGTCCGCCCCCTTAACATTCCTCCAGTTGATTCATCGGTGTTTAAGTCTCCCGCATCACAGCCTTCACAGCGTAGCGCGGATGTGTTCGCCTAtgcattgtgtttaaaaaaactggcGATCGGGCGGGAGGTGGGCGTGTCAAAAGAAGTATATATTGCACATGCAACTACTTCAGGTGTTCATGAGCGCGAGTATCTCAGTTCCTCACGTGCGCACTTGGTCATTGGTAAGTAGCCTACAAATTATTAACTTGGAATCTTTTGAATCATAAAGATGAATGACAATATGTGGTCATCATTCTATTTATATGACTGCCATGAGAGTATTTAAATAAGTTAACTATTCGTTGT
This region of Anguilla anguilla isolate fAngAng1 chromosome 5, fAngAng1.pri, whole genome shotgun sequence genomic DNA includes:
- the LOC118226828 gene encoding fibroblast growth factor-binding protein 2-like; this encodes MAPPLSIPLLLACCLWAALAQSDSAKKSIWDDPIKFNSKAKDACLMHVSGQGDYTKLRISCRNKASSYYCDYQGKPNFCRAYSNNPRHYFTQIMWDLRKQTNACQGPKVLRALMCKKAPDEAQMTFVSSWPKPAAPKQTAKITYERKPATQKPAANKPPQPAPARPGARAPQPKKPTPKTTRGQTTPRPTEHGGESRAVKLAQEYCWKSLQGVCAYFISWFHRN